In the Acropora muricata isolate sample 2 chromosome 10, ASM3666990v1, whole genome shotgun sequence genome, one interval contains:
- the LOC136888142 gene encoding NLR family CARD domain-containing protein 3-like, with protein MNSPVDQALLQLVHQNVHSLENEVKNWSEELKEEKERVQQQLQKFDGAFEEINQRLLRLETGLKRSRKDHERLKTKQRRLESHSGDVEQRVIQCEDEISVLKEKRPHQESHTSVANPERFVQYIRRNYKSAVLCPFPWCEDELQFKLADIFTRLQIVSKTRERSKLTGNVNMTDVFRPHAKGENPRVVLVEGNPAMGKTTYCRKLAHDWSLSRIPSDNWFPKVEMLLFLKCRDINEGIANIQDAIDDQLLPVDVERSEKENFFSFIRNYQSRILLVLDGLDEVKNEDLLLPLIEGKVLSDIYLLLTARPEMGARVRLYCDSLLQIVGYSEDDVISYIEQYFRNHSDPSLAKKLMNELAVNFELMELTSSPMNTALLCLLCEETNGTFPTKQTELYECLVSCAIRRYYAKMGVVVGKDDPSERCREQLNQLGQVAFEALLKNRLYFSEEEMRSENVLQLCFVTREPSRSKMKLTECYAFTHKTFQEYFAAFCLANEVLADSKESEALLLKVSPEDNWQVWKFLFPMVSKMDSERAVFLVSCLGGAVSRDSIREENDITETAQFQNYIDWVFSHSFCSNEYDFNGVVNNALDVIADCQAFEEVLNDCQKKMLVKLAEYIPLDNFQMITQSSRSLLAFSEYLSGSCTLTELQIFDSDNDHSNRGLNALAQALRTNCVLTHVDLRYIDIRDEIAVALGKALESNTTLTYLDLSKNPYGCESIGPSGASALARALTKNSTLKCLVLGHNSIRDSGALAFADALRTNSSLTQLDLSQNNIGDLGTEAICKALQSNHVMTHLILGGNTIGDSGVEALAKALQSPATQLSGLHLVDCDITSLGVETLAGALQTNRSLTHLNLAGSLRSCSATALVRALQSNRTLTHLNLNRNYISD; from the exons ATGAATTCCCCCGTGGACCAAGCACTGTTACAACTTGTTCACCAAAATGTTcattcacttgaaaatgaagtcaAGAATTGGTCTGAAGAACTAaaggaagaaaaggaaagagtTCAACAGCAGCTACAGAAATTTGACGGCGCTTTTGAAGAGATTAATCAAAGGTTATTGAGATTGGAAACTGGTCTCAAGCGATCGAGAAAAGATCATGAGAGATTGAAGACCAAGCAACGGAGATTGGAGTCTCATAGCGGAGATGTTGAACAGCGAGTGATCCAATGTGAAG ATGAAATCAgcgttttgaaagaaaagagacCACATCAGGAAAGTCACACATCAGTTG cgaATCCCGAAAGATTTGTCCAGTACATCAGAAGAAACTACAAAAGCGCCGTGTTGTGCCCATTTCCatggtgtgaagatgaactACAATTCAAACTGGCTGACATTTTTACCAGGTTACAGATTGTAAGTAAGACAAGGGAAAGATCAAAGCTGACAGGTAACGTTAATATGACAGATGTCTTCAGACCACACGCGAAAGGTGAGAATCCAAGAGTAGTGCTAGTTGAGGGTAATCCAGCTATGGGCAAAACTACGTACTGTCGAAAGCTTGCCCATGATTGGTCCTTAAGTCGAATTCCATCGGATAATTGGTTTCCCAAGGTGGAGATGTTGCTTTTTTTAAAGTGTCGCGACATAAACGAGGGAATCGCGAACATCCAGGATGCGATCGATGATCAGCTCCTACCAGTAGATGTTGAAAGaagcgaaaaagaaaacttcttctCTTTCATTCGCAATTATCAGTCCAGAATCCTATTGGTTCTTGATGGTCTAGATGAAGTGAAGAACGAAGATCTACTTCTTCCCCTGATTGAAGGCAAAGTGTTATCCGACATTTATCTTCTGTTAACAGCTCGGCCTGAAATGGGAGCGAGAGTGCGGCTATACTGTGACAGCCTCCTTCAAATTGTTGGCTACTCGGAGGATGATGTCATCAGCTACATTGAGCAGTATTTCCGCAATCACAGTGACCCAAGCCTTGCGAAGAAATTAATGAATGAGTTAGCTGTCAACTTTGAGCTCATGGAATTGACTTCTAGTCCAATGAACACAGCTTTATTATGTCTTCTTTGTGAAGAAACAAATGGAACATTTCCTACCAAACAAACGGAACTGTACGAATGTCTTGTGTCGTGTGCTATTAGAAGGTACTATGCAAAGATGGGAGTTGTCGTTGGTAAAGATGATCCCTCTGAGAGATGCAGAGAGCAGCTAAATCAGTTAGGCCAGGTAGCATTTGAGGCTTTGTTAAAGAATCGTCTTTATTTCAGCGAGGAGGAAATGAGGTCGgaaaatgttctgcagttgtgcTTTGTTACGCGTGAGCCAAGTAGAAGCAAGATGAAACTAACTGAGTGCTATGCATTTACTCACAAgacgtttcaagagtatttcgCTGCGTTTTGTTTGGCGAATGAGGTGTTAGCGGACAGCAAGGAAAGCGAGGCGCTGCTGCTGAAAGTGAGTCCTGAGGATAATTGGCAGGTGTGGAAGTTTCTATTTCCAATGGTATCAAAGATGGACAGTGAAAGGGCAGTGTTCCTTGTTTCATGTCTCGGTGGTGCTGTCTCACGTGACTCAATACGTGAAGAAAATGACATCACGGAAACCGCGCAGTTTCAAAATTACATAGACTGGGTTTTCTCTCATTCATTTTGTTCTAATGAGTATGATTTCAATGGAGTCGTGAACAATGCACTTGATGTTATTGCTGACTGCCAAGCCTTTGAAGAGGTACTTAATGATTGCCAAAAGAAAATGCTGGTCAAACTTGCCGAATACATTCCCTTGGATAACTTTCAAATGATTACCCAAAGTTCCCGCTCTCTTCTCGCTTTCTCAGAATATTTGAGCGGCAGCTGTACGTTGACAGAGCTACAGATATTTGACTCTGATAACGACCATTCAAACCGTGGGTTGAATGCTTTAGCACAGGCTCTTCGCACCAACTGCGTGCTTACGCATGTGGATTTGAGATACATCGACATCCGTGATGAAATTGCTGTGGCTTTGGGTAAAGCTTTGGAGAGTAATACCACTCTAACCTACTTGGATTTGTCAAAGAACCCTTATGGGTGTGAGTCAATTGGCCCGTCAGGAGCGTCAGCGTTGGCGAGAGCGCTAACGAAAAACAGTACATTAAAATGTTTAGTTCTGGGACACAATTCCATCAGGGACTCAGGGGCACTAGCATTTGCAGATGCGCTCCGGACAAACTCTTCTCTGACTCAGTTGGATCTCTCTCAGAATAATATCGGTGATTTAGGAACAGAAGCGATTTGTAAAGCACTGCAGTCCAATCACGTTATGACCCATTTAATTCTAGGTGGTAACACCATTGGTGATTCAGGAGTAGAAGCTTTGGCAAAAGCATTACAATCGCCAGCAACACAGTTGTCCGGTTTACATCTTGTGGATTGCGATATCACTTCTCTGGGTGTAGAAACCCTTGCGGGGGCTCTTCAGACCAATCGATCTCTGACGCATTTGAACCTAGCAGGTTCacttcgttcttgttcagcgaCGGCGCTAGTTAGGGCGCTACAATCGAACCGGACTCTGACTCATTTGAATCTAAATAGGAACTATATTAGCGATTGA